The Cheilinus undulatus linkage group 2, ASM1832078v1, whole genome shotgun sequence genome has a window encoding:
- the opa3 gene encoding optic atrophy 3 protein homolog: MVVGAFPIAKLLYLGVRQMSKPVANRIKAGARRSEFFKTYICLPPAQLYHWIEMRTKMRIMGFRGSTIKPLNEDAAAELGAELLGEAVIFLVGGGCMVLEYSRQAANSRRKEEELNETITGLQTQIAELTLTTETLDAQLREVNRQLLSFPVPTKK; encoded by the exons ATGGTTGTCGGTGCCTTCCCAATCGCCAAGCTCCTCTACCTCGGAGTGAGGCAAATGAGTAAACCTGTGGCGAACCGAATAAAGGCAGGAGCCCGGAGAAGCGAGTTCTTTAAAACTTACATCTGTCTGCCGCCGGCACAAC TCTACCACTGGATTGAGATGAGAACGAAAATGCGGATCATGGGCTTTCGGGGTTCCACCATTAAGCCTCTTAATGAAGATGCAGCTGCAGAGCTTGGTGCAGAGTTGCTGGGAGAGGCGGTCATCTTCCTTGTTGGTGGTGGATGTATGGTGCTGGAATACAGCAGGCAGGCTGCTAACTCTCGTCGCAAAGAAGAGGAGCTAAATGAAACCATCACAGGCCTACAGACTCAGATAGCAGAACTGACACTAACCACGGAGACTTTAGATGCTCAGCTGAGAGAGGTCAACAGGCAACTGTTGTCCTTTCCTGTTCCCACCAAAAAATGA